Within Salarias fasciatus chromosome 15, fSalaFa1.1, whole genome shotgun sequence, the genomic segment TACAGTTCACTTCAGTCCAGCTACCTGTTAGCTACCTCTCGTTTAACTGAATCATCTGAGTCTACTGTGCTAAAAGTAGATGGCGAACTTCAGTCAGTGAAGCGATACAAACGATTCATCCGAGGCTGTGACCATTACTACCCCTGAAACACCTTGGAAAATGCTTGATTAGTCACTGAAATCTTatttgaggagacgttgagaaCAACAGCATGCCAAAAACTGCTACAGCACACCAAAAAACATTCAGGCTTTATTTGTAAAGTCAACATTTAGGTTACTAGAACTGACTACAAAAGTCACACACGCATTGATGTTGGCAGGTTTCACGTTATGTATTCTGTCAAAGAAGAAAGATATGCTGGATTTTGTGCTACTAAAttacacagtaaacacacactttaccTTTTCGGACAGCATGTCATTTGACGTGAGGCTTTCATTCTTGCTGGTGCAGACCAACCACCCATTGCATCATTGTGCAGACGTCCTTTAGAAAACAATGCAATGATAACAGGGGTACATATAATAAAGCATTTTTCTACAGTTACCTCATTCCTCCTTCATTTCTGTTCCCGTGCAGTAAGTCACCAGTCCAGGTCCAGCACCGTGGCTCCCAGGTCGCCAAACTAGCACTCAAAACAACAAGGGAGGTTCTTTGAGATGCACTTAACATGAAAGCTTTGTGATTTCTCTCACTGGTTGATCCCACTGTGCATATTTTTTTAGacggtaaaaaaaacaaaacaagtccaAGCactttggagcttttttttttttttttttttttttaggggcaAAGGCATGTAGCAGTTGGGCATAGTTTTCTGTAAAGTCGTGAGTGATGATGGTACAACAGCCCGCTCCATTCATGCCCTTCGTCTAGCGGATGTCACAGTGGGCGTTGTGAGACTGAGACTGGCGCTCCAGTATGGCGGACGGCTCATACAGCAAGTCATCCTCTCCAAGTGTGGAGCTGTGATCCAAATTCACAAAGTTGGGGATGTTGAAGTGAGAGAGAAAGGCACACTCTCTGTCCATCTTGCTGTCGTCCATAAGTCCACCGAGCGGCTGTTGCACTTCAGcttcctccaggtcctcctccatCGGTCCACTCATCCCATTGATCCCCCCGGTCCCGTCGTAGATCCCCTGCTGGCGTCGTGTCCCCGTGCTCCTTTCAGTCCTGTCGTCCTCGGTATTTTTCTTCGCCTGAGCTTGATCTTCCTCATTGATGTAGAAATTAAAATATGAACGGGGGCCTGCGAGCAATGGGCGAGAAAAGGCTTTGTCGTTCTCGTCTTGATGACCGTCAATGTCGACCAGGCAGCTTCCCGGTCGATGGCGCTTTTCAGCCGAGTCTGGATTTCTGTtcagagacaaagaaagaaaggttCAAAGTGAAATTGCTGCAGGAAAGGGATTTGAAATGGGGGGCTTTtagtgtcatttttttctggaatatagcTGCTGCTCGACACCGAGGAAatgttgagggttttttttttttttttttttttgcacttattcaatattttatttcactgtcaaaaaaatcaagtttaaaATTGTACCTGCAGCTatttcatagaaaaaaaaacccggaTGAAATGGTTGAGGAGGAGTGAAATACGGCTGAAGCTTCTCAATAAAATCCCCGTTGCATACTGGGCTAACCTCAGGACTTTACTTTACCAGAGCTAAAAACATTTAACAGTTCTGTCATTCGTCAGCTTGAGTTGTGCAAGCTTGAACATCATCTTCCCACTTGCAATTAATTAAGTCATTCACATGCATTCAAGCATTAATTATTTTGAGACAAAGCAACGCCTTACAGGTTCCTCTACAGCCAGAGTGGCTGAAGAATTCATCACTGTCTCAGTAATTGTTGCCAACAAGATAAGAGTTCACCTCCGGACAGCTCTGACATGAGAAGCGTTTTGGTTGATTTGTTTGAGCTCTCTTTAAAACCGAAACGGCCCCCGGGGGCCGgatgtgaaagtgaaatgaatcaGGGTCTGTAGCCGGCTTAATACACTTACTCTTGATGCGGCGCGCCCGTCTTTGTGAGCAGCGTGAGGACAAAGAACATGAAAATGACGAACACAGCAAGTCCGACCCAGAAGCCGATGACGATGGAGTCTGAAATTTGCAGAGAAGGAACCGTCTCAGTGAACCTTTCCCCTCCTTGCTCATGGGTTTAAATCAGTGCTATTCTGAGTGTGGGTTGGGCCTCTGCAGGCAGGTGCCAAGAAGCTTTTTGGGAGGATGCCATGGCAGTTGCAGGGCTCAGCGGGATGACTTTAGAGAAAATAGATAAATTCTAATTACTCTATATGGACAGAAGTATCTAGACACCTGACCATGATGCCAACGCCCTGTACTCCTTGGAAGGTTTCTCCCAGTTGCAGCACATCTGATTGCAATAAGGACTCGTTACTAGGCTTTTTTTTGCAAGCTTGAGGATTATTATCAGATTGATTCGTGCTTGAAGCAGGGCAAGAGCTACAGCATGCAGGTCCAGGGAGGAGCAGCCCTGCAGCAGAGCATGAGTCAGGTACTGCTGTTGGACAAAGACAGCCCGGCTCACAGTCCTCATATAATTCATCCCGAAGGTGCTCAGTTGAGTTGAAGTCAGAGGTCTGCATGGGTCACTATTCCAGAGTGAACTCATCCCACCATGCCTCGCTTGTATTGCTGCTGCACAGTCATGCTGGGAAGGTAAAACATCCTTACCCGTCTGATCACTGTCCAAAATgggcttcattttaaaaagtcaagGGCTCTTATTAAAACAACCAATTCCAGTAATCAACAGGTGGAACTGGGGATACTTTTCTCAATATATCttgtgtgaaaacaggaaatctGGCATTTATATGTCACTGTTATGTGGCACAGCAATGCAACATGGGAGAAGGAGGGCTGGGGGTCGTTGTAGTTAAAGCTCTGGGAATAAAGGGGAATCCTCCTCCCAAAATCTGAGAGCCCCTCTGAACTGTCTAAATTTTCCCAGATGTTCAAGCTCCGAGCACAAAACCCCACTTCAATCACAGCAATTAAAATAAGCGTTGATTGTTCCATAATGTTAAGTGGGCCGCTTGTTTTGCAGGGAATGTCTCATTACCGGATCATTACCGTTTAGACGGCGACAAACCGTGACGGCGTGATTGAAGACCGGCTGCTTCATAAGAGGCAGCCGGTGCGCAGATAACACAAAGAGCGACGGGGTAATTACTGATTCTTCAATTAAAAGTGCGCCGTAGGCATGCGTGCGCGCGCTCACATACACGCGCTGCACAAAGTAtagaaatgcatttaaaaattcaaataaagaaaatgatccGGGCAGTGTTTCCGGCTTACATTTGTGCGCTTTCAGCCCCTCAAAGGACACAGGCTCGTCGTCGTCGTAATATTCATACTGCCACACGTAGTCGCTGCGTCGCGCGCTGGTTCGGCTCTGGTTGTGGAAGTCGGACATTTCCCCCCCAGTAGTGTTACGCACCTTGATAACAGGAGACACGTTCAATAcatccacagagaaaaaaatgcaaggtGTTTCTATATCCACAAAGTTTGAAAACCCTCCTCCAAACCTTTCTCGAATCTACTGCGCGCAAATCTTTGAATCCCTCCAACTACTGACTGGTTTATTCCTTGGATGTTTAGTTACAGTCGCgagaaaacactcaaactgcAATACGGTGCGAATAAATCCACGGTTCTACCGTTATGCGAAACTCTGTTCATCCTCTTGGAAGTCCGGGGAGAGACGCAGCAGCCGTGTGGCCAGAGTGTCGGTGCGCATCGCcctcatccagcagcagcagcagcagcagcctcaggaCTGGCGGCTCACTCCGGGGACTGTCAGATTacactgcaagaaaaaaaaaaaaaataacacgcACGTCAAACTACATGCAGGGTCCACATCCAATCTCTGACGAGGTATTTTCCAACGCAGTCTGCAGCCCACTCTAATATCCAATGCTCTTTGCTGGAGTGAGAAGAGAATCATATTTTCAAACATCTATATAGAACAAATATAATGTACGGTTTGGTCAAAGCACAACATAACCAGTATACAAACGAAATTAAATGTGAAATCGTGGTGCAGGGACTTAAAAGACTTGAAACACTctcaaaaaaatgtcaattGTTGACTCACTTTGAAAGCAAAATTCTTATTTCCGAACTACAGGAAACCGGGAATTCAACCAAAATTTGCTGCATGCTGTGAAACAGAAGTGTGGCAAcaactcagctttattttcaTCTCGTTGGATGTGTTTTGTCTGGTCTGAAAGTGAAGCTGCACGTCACTACAGAGACTCATTTTACTAAATGGAATGACAGTTGTAAACGTTCCCTCTGGCACTGGAGTTTGGAACATGCTGTTTAAAGTCTATTTAATCAAGAACTGAAGTACTTTTCCTTTCAGATGGTATTGTGAGTAAACACCAATTAATATGACATGTTGTCTCCTAGTTCTCTATTGTGAATTGTTGGGAAGTCTAGCATTGGCATTTTCGTTACTTTTGGGACATTGAATTGAAGAACTGTTAGTCTGACAGATCCTGGCCTCTCACAATAAGCACCATTTTACTCCTCTGAACATGTGGCATGATTTACATTTATCAGCGTTTGGGTACATCTATTGTGCAAGTCAGGGCAGTGAATCAGTCTGTTGTGCctacatgcattttaaagtagCTTGAGTtgcaaaggtttgttttttgtatcaCAGCACCAGGTGTCTAAAATCAATATCCTGCTGGAAAGATGGATGATTACCCTCTCTACACCTGTAATCTGTTCAGACCAAGCTCATCTTATCTTATTTCATCCAGTCCTAGAGCAGAATGACAACGtgtggctgcagctgcaccaCATCTGTGGAACAATATTGCACAAATACAATGACAGTACTGTTAAGTAAAACAACTAACTGTCTTGCATCCATCTGCCAGTAAGCAGAGACGAAGAAACGCTCTCTGTTATGCACTGTCACATATAAAATCTACTGAAGCACAACAATAAAGTTTTAGtctattagtttatttttagaaGGAAGAATGAATTGATGTAATCTGCCCCTTTATATCCCACAATCAGTTAGCAATAGGAGTAAAAACATACAAGAAACAACATGACTATGAAGTCTGAAAGGCCTACACAGCCACTCTCacttgtgtgtgtcaggataGAAGTGTTCTGCATGGTAACGCTGTAATATTCctatttcatttctttgtatttgAATAATATGCTGGGTTTAAATGCGTTTTAAATCTTGTGTGTGAACTATGTTCTGTGTCTATATTGTTCTGGAACTCTTTCTTACAGAAATGCACTGTTCTATTAGCGTCAAACCAAATCTTTGTTTCCTGAAGATCTCTGTTCTTTTTATATCATGCCACAACGACCACATCCGTATCCTGTGTTAAATTTCCCCCTGAAAGATATAAAGTGCTGTCATCTGCAAAGAGAATCAATTTCAACAGTTTTGATACAGCCATAAAGTCGTCAATCAGTATGGctgtggagattttttttttaatcaaagtatTTGTGCTTATTGTAAAATTTACAGCATCTTTGCAGTGTGTAGATTATTATCCATTCATGAAAGCTGAGAAATATCTCTGAAATGTGGCAGGTGCTCTGGTAAATGTATAATTTTCCCCTCAATATAGTcttgtaaataaatttaaaatggtTCATTAGGTGTGTTTGTAAATTCCTTTTAGAGTTTCATGATGACTCCGTGTGCTTTGTAGGGTTTTTATAGTGGTGTTAGCATTCCCACACAACAGCTGTAATATCCCTGGTTTCTCTCCGGTTTTGaagggagtttgcatgttctccctgtgggagtTTGGCTTCAGCATCTGAAGATTTTGAGTTGGATGAAGGGGTGTgcaggacggatggatggataggtGGCCTTTGACAAATTGATTCAGCATCAGCATAGCCtcgcatttaaaaaaataaatcaaaaactcTGCCAAACAGATAACAACTGTGATGATTTATTTCGTACCATCACTGATTCATTCAATCATCCCGATCGTCTAAGCTCTAAACCCCCTTTATCTAAGTTAGATCTCAAATATCTCAGCTCACTTTTGTCACAGCTCTGCTTGGAAAGAACAGGCCACCAACCACCCAGTAGCAGAACAATTAAATATATGTGTTTAATCTTTATTTGCATGTTAATGGAACACTATAGTGCTCCATCTTTGCTTAAGAGACTGAATGGCCGTGAGTGCAGACCGgagcctctcctctctcacacagctTCTAATTAAGTcagtttgctgtgtgttttgtgaagtGCCTCTACTTCTCTACGTCCAGACGTCCAGACGTTTTCTTGCTCCTGCCCAGTTAATTCAGTTTAATCACATCAGCTGGGGagatgtgttttgatttttaagCTACAGGCTGCATAATTTATTAAGCTTCTACATAGATTTCATCGCCTGCTTTGAAAGCGCTGGTCACAGTTGacccaaatctttttttttttttttttttttaatcctctgatgaaaacattttactgaCATGTTCGAGGTGAGCGAGAAGTTCTGTTGAAATCTCAGGGAAATTATTGTAATGAGTTACCTCTGAACATGTCTCTACAGAAAGGCtacttttgttaaaaaaaaaaaaaaaaacctttttccaTTTTAGTGAAGTCAGAGCTCACTAAAATAGCATTAAGAGCAACCACGAGTAATGGATTTATAATTACCTTCACTGAGGGATAATTAAAGAATGTGTAGCTGTGCCTGCCTGAGACTGGAAACGCTCATTAAAACTGGAAAACACCAGTTTATTAAACACCGTCTTTTCATCCGCAGGCGAATCTTTATCCCTGCAAAAGGCTTCATCAGAGGACAgacattattttaatttgtgaaGGGCCTCTTAAGCAGGAGTACTTGAGCTGCTTCACAAAatcatgaaataataaataaatcaccaGAATATCCACAAATACAAGTAACAGGCACTTTATTTTTGGCatattttgtttgcttgtttccaTCACAGGATTTTCATTAAGTTGCAGCTGGGCTTATCCACAGAGTTTCCAGCAGTgatggtactttttttttttctatgtaatTGATCCAACTATAAGTAAAATTGGACGGCTCTCAATTTGGCACCATCTGGTGGTATTATCAGTAATGACTTGGGGGAAATCAAACCCTATAATTGACTTATACTGCAAAATGAGAATGTGCTTTCAGTGTAATTAGCTTTTTGATCAGAGGCTTCACAGTACTTTCTCTCCAAAGGCTGTAAGAGCGAAAGTTAGACTCGagcaaaacagcattttcaaatgtttcccTTTGTTCATAAAAATAAACCCACGATCATAAAACATCGTACAACTTGTGcaactttcaaattaaaaaaaaaatagtgcaaTTATAAGATTATGTCCTATTATGCAAAGGATCCTGGGAAAGTCCCAGTGAAAGAATGTCTATTCAAAGCTCACATTTTTCTACTCAAGTCAATTTGTGATTTGACCCTGAGCTCCACACCCTCAAGGTGAAAGCACAGCTCAATCCAGCAAACATCACGTCCTTCATCATGTCTTCAGTTTAATTTTAGTTTCAGGCCAAAAAATGCAGCAAAGGACTTAAATTAGCTCAACATCTGCAGTGTGTCTTTGAAAGATTATGATGGGAGAAGCCTGTTGAATACATTTTTTCCCAGACTGTCTTTGACACTCTGTGCTAATAATAACGCATGTTTGTGACAATTCTCTGACAAACCAGGTCAGTTGCTGCTCATGTGGTGTGTGCTGTCTGACACCCGTGTTTCAGATAATTCCTCAAATGATGTCCCTGGGCATGGGAACTCAGTCTGGGTAATAAAAAATGTTAACAAAATACTAAATCCTCAGGGTTTGAAATTGAGTTGATTTATAAGACTAGAGGAAAAATGCTTTGAGCTACATGGAGCAAGACGAACACGGTGTGTGTTTACTGCCGCCGAGAAA encodes:
- the LOC115401829 gene encoding melanocortin-2 receptor accessory protein 2A; amino-acid sequence: MSDFHNQSRTSARRSDYVWQYEYYDDDEPVSFEGLKAHKYSIVIGFWVGLAVFVIFMFFVLTLLTKTGAPHQENPDSAEKRHRPGSCLVDIDGHQDENDKAFSRPLLAGPRSYFNFYINEEDQAQAKKNTEDDRTERSTGTRRQQGIYDGTGGINGMSGPMEEDLEEAEVQQPLGGLMDDSKMDRECAFLSHFNIPNFVNLDHSSTLGEDDLLYEPSAILERQSQSHNAHCDIR